CAAACAAATTATCCTCCATTATGAATTCTACTTTTTATATAGTTATTTATTCCTTTGTTTGCTTCCCGTAAACAACCCTTGGTATTTTTTAATTCTTGTTCCTATTTTGGTCACCAACCCTTCCCGAACCATCCTCCCATGGGTTTTGATCGCAATTCCACAGTTATCGTATCTAACGAAAATCCGGTTGGGGTTAGAATTTACCTATTTCTACGAAATTCCGGACCAAATCCTCCTCATGGAAGCCACTGTTTCACTGTTTTGTCTAGCACTGTATTTCAAACAAATATTCATTTTACTTTACAAACTATCCAATATATCAAACATATCCCCAAAGGGAAGTATTGGGTATGGAAACAGAAATAGATAGTTTTTCGGCCACAACAGAAAACGAACGAAATGTAGATGAAGTGCTGACAGTTGTATTAGGAGAAACCTTAAAAAGGCGAAGGCTGGAATTAGGTTTATCTATGGAAAAACTTTCACAGCTATCAACTGTAAGTCGAGGAATGCTAGGACTGATCGAATCGGGAAAAACCACTCCAAGCATTGGAATCTTATGGAAATTGTCCAAGTCATTACGAATTCCTATTGGTGAAATGATACCAGATTTATTTGCCCAATCCCCCAGGTTCATCGGATCAAACGAAGGAAGGCGTTGGATTTCTCCGAAAAATACAGCAGAATCTCGTATTTTTTACCAGGAAGAAAGAGACCGCTTGAGCATTGTTGAATGGAAACTAACAACGGGAAAGGTCACACAATTTGGACATTTGCCTACCGCATTCGATATCAAAATCTACCAAGTCAGTGGCCAATCGAAAATCAAACTTAAAACAAAAGAGTTATTATTAGAAACATCCGATAGTGCTTTCTTTCCAATTTCGGAATTGGAATCGATCGAAAATGATTTCCAAGAAGAGTCCAAATTTCTTTGGATCGCTTCCAAAAAAACAAGATAGAATCTCAATAGGAGCCCACTGACTTTCCAATTTTCCCAAAAGCGCCACAATCAAAAGACTGTACATCCCGAGAATATATTATACGTTATAAAAGACTTTATGTTCAATATATAAGATTTACAGTTTTTGCTTTTCTCACATTTTTTTTAGCTGTCCTTACCATGTTTTTGCCTCTGGTGCAACCCCTACAAAGGAAAAACAGGAATACAATCTAAGGATTTACAAATGAAAACCAATCTAGTTTCCAAACTGATTGCTCTTATTACC
The nucleotide sequence above comes from Leptospira harrisiae. Encoded proteins:
- a CDS encoding helix-turn-helix domain-containing protein — translated: METEIDSFSATTENERNVDEVLTVVLGETLKRRRLELGLSMEKLSQLSTVSRGMLGLIESGKTTPSIGILWKLSKSLRIPIGEMIPDLFAQSPRFIGSNEGRRWISPKNTAESRIFYQEERDRLSIVEWKLTTGKVTQFGHLPTAFDIKIYQVSGQSKIKLKTKELLLETSDSAFFPISELESIENDFQEESKFLWIASKKTR